One genomic segment of Aythya fuligula isolate bAytFul2 chromosome 5, bAytFul2.pri, whole genome shotgun sequence includes these proteins:
- the TMX1 gene encoding thioredoxin-related transmembrane protein 1: MAAVGWRRALLALLLAAGGAAALGRPSPVRVLSDGTWRELLHGEWMVEFYAPWCPACQSLQPEWEKFAEWGEDLDVNIAKVDVTEQPGLSGRFVITALPTIYHCKDGVFRKYQGARTKTDFINFISDQEWKSIEPVSSWFGPSSFLMSSMSALFQLSMWIRHCHGYLTESVGIPVWGSYAIFALATLFSGLILGLMMVFLADCLCPSKKHRPPQYPYSKKLAPESAHLLKKLDEEQEADEEDISDDEAGDKEESTRNSSPNAVRQRPVNPAGTADKS, encoded by the exons ATGGCGGCGGTCGGGTGGCGGCGCGCTCTGCTGGCGCTGCTCCTGGCGGCCGGCGGCGCCGCCGCGCTGGGCAGGCCGAGCCCAGTGCGGGTGCTGTCGGACGGCACgtggagggagctgctgcacgGCGAGTGGATGGTGGAGTT CTACGCGCCCTGGTGCCCCGCCTGCCAGAGCCTGCAGCCTGAGTGGGAGAAGTTTGCTGAGTGGGGGGAGGATCTGGATGTGAATATCGCCAAGGTGGACGTCACGGAGCAGCCAG gaTTAAGCGGGCGATTTGTCATAACAGCTCTTCCTACCATCTATCA CTGTAAAGATGGGGTGTTTCGGAAATACCAGGGCGCAAGAACTAAAACTGACTTCATCAACTTCATCAGTGACCAGGAATGGAAATCCATTGAGCCGGTTTCGTCGTGGTTTGgtccttcctctttcct gaTGAGCAGCATGTCAGCTCTGTTTCAGTTGTCGATGTGGATCAGG cACTGCCATGGTTATTTAACAGAAAGCGTTGGAATACCAGTTTGGGGCTCTTATGCCATTTTTGCCTTGGCAACGCTGTTCTCAGGACTGATACTGGGACTT ATGATGGTGTTCTTAGCAGACTGTCTGTGCCCTTCCAAAAAACACAGACCACCGCAGTACCCTTATTCAA aaAAGCTAGCTCCGGAGTCAGCTCACCTGTTGAAAAAGCTGGATGAGGAACAAGAAGCGGACGAAGAAGACATCTCAGATGATGAGGCAGGGGATAAGGAGGAGTCTACCAGGAACTCGTCACCAAATGCTGTGCGACAGCGCCCAGTGAACCCTGCTGGGACAGCGGATAAATCTTAG